One genomic region from Terriglobia bacterium encodes:
- a CDS encoding ATP-binding cassette domain-containing protein yields MTDDGTPQKPASITAVETIGLTRHFGPLTAVDKLDLSVSPGCIFGLLGPNGAGKTTTIKMLTTMLAPSAGKALVAGFDVVKNPVQVRRVIGYVSQMLSADGALTGYENLLLFARIYGIPQRERKARILEALDFMDLAEAGNMLVRNYSGGMIRRLEIAQSMLHRPPVLFLDEPTIGLDPVARHAVWQHLRDLRDRFGTTILMTTHDMEEADHLCELIAIMHGGRVVVTGSPDSLKARVAPDADLDDVFLHFAGGLVEDGGGYRDSAQIRRTARRLG; encoded by the coding sequence ATGACTGACGACGGCACACCTCAAAAACCCGCGTCGATAACGGCGGTGGAGACAATCGGTCTCACACGGCATTTTGGTCCACTCACGGCCGTAGATAAACTGGATCTATCGGTTTCGCCCGGATGTATCTTCGGCCTGCTCGGTCCCAATGGCGCGGGAAAAACCACAACCATAAAAATGCTCACCACCATGCTCGCGCCCAGCGCCGGAAAGGCGCTGGTGGCTGGCTTTGACGTCGTCAAGAATCCAGTGCAGGTAAGAAGGGTGATCGGGTATGTCTCGCAGATGCTCTCCGCTGACGGAGCTCTCACCGGATATGAGAATCTGCTGCTATTTGCGCGGATCTATGGTATTCCCCAACGCGAGCGGAAGGCGCGAATCCTGGAAGCTCTGGACTTCATGGACCTGGCCGAGGCGGGCAACATGCTTGTTCGAAACTATTCCGGCGGCATGATCCGTCGCCTGGAGATTGCGCAGTCCATGCTGCACCGTCCGCCCGTGCTTTTTCTGGATGAACCCACGATTGGGCTTGATCCCGTGGCTCGCCATGCGGTGTGGCAGCATCTGCGTGACCTGCGCGACCGGTTTGGCACCACGATTCTCATGACCACTCACGACATGGAGGAAGCGGACCATCTCTGCGAGTTGATCGCCATCATGCATGGCGGGCGAGTGGTTGTGACCGGCTCTCCGGATTCCTTGAAGGCCAGGGTTGCGCCTGATGCGGACCTGGATGACGTGTTTCTCCATTTTGCAGGAGGTTTAGTCGAAGATGGCGGAGGCTATCGAGACAGCGCTCAAATCCGGCGAACAGCGCGCCGCCTGGGATAG
- a CDS encoding PhzF family phenazine biosynthesis protein — protein sequence MSNTKRRLPFVQVDVFTSVPLEGNQLAVFADGSGLSDAEMQALAKETNLSETTFILPRDAATERERGIRVRIFTTSEELPFAGHPTLGTAMVLRNEALRNDASRGNGNAEEIALDLNVGRIPVRFSTRDGLPFGMMTQRDPEFKTKHSREDVARAAGLSVNDIADDLPIQTVSTGNAFAIVPLKSLAVLQKLSPAWASMKAYLDKSDAKFFYFVSRETLNPEAKLQSRMIFYNGEDPATGSAAGPCAAWAVQYGVVPADQQVLMEQGVEMKRRSRIFFSAGRNGDKIVNVRVGGHVAEVARGEFIL from the coding sequence ATGTCAAATACCAAACGCCGTTTGCCGTTTGTGCAGGTGGATGTTTTTACCTCAGTGCCGCTGGAGGGTAACCAGCTTGCCGTCTTTGCCGACGGCAGTGGTCTCTCCGACGCGGAGATGCAAGCCCTCGCGAAAGAGACCAATCTCTCTGAAACCACCTTTATCCTGCCGCGCGATGCCGCCACAGAACGGGAACGCGGCATCCGTGTGCGTATCTTCACCACAAGTGAAGAGCTTCCTTTTGCAGGACATCCCACGCTGGGCACGGCCATGGTTTTGCGGAATGAAGCGCTTCGAAATGATGCATCGCGGGGGAATGGCAACGCGGAAGAAATTGCGCTGGACCTGAACGTTGGCCGCATTCCGGTGCGCTTCTCCACACGTGATGGCCTGCCCTTCGGCATGATGACGCAACGCGACCCGGAATTCAAAACCAAGCATTCGCGTGAAGATGTGGCCCGCGCCGCAGGGCTCTCCGTCAATGATATTGCGGATGATCTGCCAATTCAGACCGTCAGCACAGGTAATGCATTCGCAATTGTTCCGCTGAAATCTCTCGCAGTCCTGCAAAAGCTCTCGCCCGCGTGGGCCAGCATGAAAGCTTATCTGGACAAGTCCGACGCAAAATTCTTTTATTTTGTCTCGCGTGAAACCCTGAACCCTGAAGCCAAGCTGCAATCGCGCATGATTTTTTATAACGGTGAAGATCCCGCGACGGGCTCGGCTGCCGGCCCATGTGCCGCATGGGCGGTGCAATATGGCGTAGTCCCCGCCGACCAACAGGTGCTGATGGAGCAAGGCGTGGAAATGAAGCGCCGCAGCCGGATATTTTTCAGCGCTGGACGAAATGGCGACAAGATCGTCAACGTGCGCGTGGGCGGACACGTTGCGGAAGTGGCGCGCGGAGAATTTATTTTGTAG
- a CDS encoding response regulator — protein sequence MRPKRTILCVDDNEQALSIRKLMLETRGYRVLACSNGQQALDAFKQGGVDLVLSDLQMPGLDGAELVAKIKELSACTPAILFSGKTRFYEKDTRADLFLPKGMYAPIELLERIRLMLVKKRGPKRGPAPEPVRMQAAS from the coding sequence ATGCGACCGAAAAGAACGATCTTGTGTGTGGACGACAACGAGCAGGCGCTTTCCATTCGAAAATTGATGCTGGAGACGCGGGGCTACCGCGTGCTGGCGTGCAGCAATGGCCAACAGGCGCTGGATGCCTTTAAGCAGGGCGGCGTTGACCTGGTCCTGAGTGACCTGCAAATGCCTGGCCTGGATGGCGCGGAGCTGGTGGCAAAGATCAAAGAGCTTTCCGCCTGCACTCCGGCCATTCTTTTTTCCGGCAAGACGCGTTTCTATGAGAAAGATACCCGCGCCGATCTGTTTTTGCCTAAAGGCATGTACGCCCCCATTGAACTGCTGGAACGCATACGCCTGATGCTAGTGAAGAAGCGTGGACCCAAGCGCGGACCAGCGCCTGAGCCCGTCAGGATGCAGGCAGCAAGTTAG
- a CDS encoding ABC transporter ATP-binding protein, giving the protein MAPIIQAENVTKVYRIGKVDVPALRGVSFSVEKGEFVTIVGPSGSGKSTLFYILGGLTRATSGRVTIDGADFAQLSDAQRTEMRKQKIGFVFQKFNLLPTLSAKGNIEIAREIAGKNGLDKKLFDQVTQMLGIAGRLDHRPSELSGGEQQRVALARAVVNGPALILADEPTGNLDSKNSDIVLKMLRDANKQFGQTVLMITHNPEAAEIGDRIIHMRDGLIVSEQEDPQWASRH; this is encoded by the coding sequence GTGGCCCCGATCATCCAAGCTGAAAACGTAACCAAGGTTTACCGCATCGGCAAAGTCGATGTGCCCGCGCTTAGAGGCGTAAGCTTTAGCGTGGAGAAGGGTGAATTTGTCACTATCGTCGGCCCTTCAGGCAGCGGTAAATCAACGCTCTTTTATATTCTGGGCGGCCTCACGCGCGCGACATCGGGCCGCGTGACAATTGATGGCGCGGATTTTGCCCAGCTTTCTGACGCGCAGCGCACGGAAATGCGCAAACAGAAGATCGGCTTCGTCTTCCAGAAATTCAACCTGTTGCCCACTCTTTCCGCCAAGGGAAATATAGAGATTGCCCGTGAGATCGCCGGCAAAAACGGCTTGGACAAAAAACTCTTCGACCAGGTCACGCAGATGCTGGGCATCGCCGGGCGGCTCGACCATCGTCCATCCGAGCTTTCCGGGGGAGAACAGCAGCGGGTGGCACTGGCGCGGGCCGTGGTGAATGGGCCTGCCCTGATCCTGGCCGACGAACCTACCGGCAACCTGGATTCCAAGAACTCTGACATTGTGTTGAAGATGCTGCGTGACGCGAACAAGCAATTCGGCCAGACCGTGCTGATGATCACGCATAATCCCGAGGCAGCCGAAATCGGCGACCGCATCATTCATATGCGCGATGGGTTAATTGTCAGCGAGCAGGAAGATCCGCAGTGGGCAAGCAGGCATTGA
- a CDS encoding TetR family transcriptional regulator, whose product MPRTADQSLEAKIIKAAHRLWRLHGAKSLTLRAVAVAAGTTTTTVYKRFRNKEALLLALAELVQARITERTTSAPTIEECYRRFLKFADQHPHEYRLLWGPAWSELLGPGRPRPIKEWLLEKFAARFGGKPKDYVLSYYALFLLVHGTASLLIVTRNRRTKKEMIDSCLAICDALVANVEVLRRK is encoded by the coding sequence ATGCCGCGCACGGCGGATCAGTCCCTAGAAGCGAAAATTATAAAAGCCGCCCACCGTCTCTGGCGGCTGCATGGGGCCAAGAGCCTTACGCTGCGGGCCGTTGCCGTTGCCGCTGGAACCACCACCACAACAGTTTACAAACGCTTCCGCAACAAAGAAGCGCTCTTGCTGGCCCTGGCTGAGCTGGTGCAGGCAAGGATCACCGAAAGGACTACCTCGGCGCCTACCATTGAAGAGTGCTACCGGCGTTTTCTTAAATTTGCTGACCAGCATCCGCACGAGTATCGCCTGCTATGGGGGCCAGCGTGGTCAGAGCTGCTGGGCCCGGGACGCCCGCGTCCGATCAAGGAATGGCTGCTGGAGAAATTCGCCGCGCGCTTCGGCGGCAAACCAAAAGATTATGTTCTGAGCTATTACGCGCTGTTTCTTTTGGTGCACGGGACGGCCAGCCTGCTCATCGTAACGCGCAACCGGCGGACCAAAAAGGAGATGATTGATAGCTGCCTGGCGATCTGTGACGCCCTGGTCGCGAATGTGGAAGTTTTGCGGCGCAAATAG
- a CDS encoding ABC transporter substrate-binding protein, translating into MDRRSFLAALALLLSGCAPKNSTLTVGSKNFTEQLVLGELLAQYLARFCTFPIDRRFYLAGTYICHQALLAGRIDMYVEYTGTALVAILKEKPVSDHAAVFNTVKELYSRRFGLEVLPSLGFDNTFAMVMRGNDARRLRLKTLSDAAAISSQLRLGVGYEFLERPDGYKGLAAKYGLKFAEAPRVMDLGLLYRALQNNQVDIVAGSNTDGLIAALDLVVLEDDQHYFPPYDAVPIVRRETLERHPEVATALQKLSGRISAEDMRRMNYAVDGEKKDAAAVVKEFLAQSAQLS; encoded by the coding sequence ATGGACCGCCGCAGCTTTCTCGCCGCGCTTGCTCTGCTGCTGTCCGGCTGCGCGCCGAAAAATTCAACGCTCACGGTCGGCTCCAAGAATTTCACTGAGCAACTGGTCCTGGGCGAACTGCTGGCGCAATATCTTGCGCGCTTCTGCACGTTCCCTATCGATCGGCGCTTCTATCTGGCCGGAACTTATATCTGTCATCAGGCGCTGCTCGCCGGACGCATTGATATGTACGTTGAATACACCGGAACGGCGCTCGTCGCCATCTTGAAAGAAAAGCCGGTCTCCGATCACGCCGCGGTCTTCAATACCGTGAAAGAGCTTTACTCACGGCGATTCGGGCTGGAGGTCTTGCCCTCACTCGGTTTCGACAACACCTTTGCCATGGTCATGCGCGGCAATGACGCGCGCCGTCTGCGCCTGAAAACTCTTTCCGACGCTGCGGCCATCTCGTCTCAACTACGGCTGGGCGTCGGTTATGAATTTCTTGAGCGGCCCGATGGCTACAAAGGTCTGGCTGCCAAATATGGCTTGAAATTCGCAGAAGCGCCGCGCGTGATGGATTTAGGCTTGCTCTATCGCGCATTGCAGAACAATCAGGTGGATATTGTGGCGGGATCAAATACTGACGGCCTGATCGCCGCGCTGGATCTCGTTGTGCTGGAAGATGACCAACACTATTTTCCGCCCTATGACGCGGTGCCGATTGTGCGCAGAGAAACGCTTGAGCGTCATCCTGAAGTTGCGACGGCTCTACAAAAGCTGAGCGGACGAATCAGCGCTGAAGATATGCGCCGCATGAACTATGCGGTGGATGGAGAAAAGAAGGACGCGGCAGCAGTCGTAAAAGAATTTCTGGCCCAAAGCGCCCAGCTTTCCTGA
- a CDS encoding ATP-binding cassette domain-containing protein, whose amino-acid sequence MNASPAAAIEFVNVSYRINGNRALISNLNLSIRRGETLMLLGRSGSGKTTTLKLINRLLEQSEGKVLVDGRSTTDWDVIRLRRHIGYAIQEAGLFPHYTVKDNVGLVPRLERWDAARTDARVREVLQLVGLPFGEYSDRYPEQLSGGQRQRVGLARALAADPEILLMDEPFGALDPITRAELQHEFVQLKKTLSKTIVFVTHDVAEALMLGDRIALIDSGKLKGVFAPADFLHSPDESVQPYVNAFRATQQILNSGA is encoded by the coding sequence ATGAATGCTTCCCCGGCAGCGGCCATTGAATTCGTCAATGTCTCTTACCGCATTAACGGTAATCGCGCGCTTATCTCTAATCTCAATCTTTCCATCCGCCGCGGTGAAACGCTCATGCTGCTGGGGCGCAGCGGCTCCGGAAAAACGACAACGCTCAAGCTGATCAACCGCCTCTTAGAGCAAAGTGAAGGCAAGGTCCTTGTCGATGGCCGCTCCACCACCGATTGGGACGTGATTCGGCTTCGCCGTCACATTGGTTATGCCATCCAGGAAGCCGGGCTTTTCCCGCATTACACCGTAAAAGATAACGTCGGGCTGGTTCCCCGGCTGGAGCGCTGGGACGCTGCGCGCACTGACGCGCGTGTGCGTGAAGTATTGCAACTCGTGGGGCTGCCCTTTGGTGAATATTCAGATCGTTATCCTGAGCAGCTCTCCGGCGGGCAGCGACAGCGTGTTGGCTTGGCCCGGGCGCTCGCTGCGGATCCTGAAATCTTGCTGATGGATGAACCTTTTGGCGCTCTTGACCCCATCACGCGCGCGGAGTTGCAGCACGAATTCGTGCAGCTCAAAAAAACGCTGAGCAAAACCATTGTCTTTGTAACGCATGACGTTGCGGAAGCCTTGATGCTGGGTGACCGCATCGCCCTCATTGATTCCGGAAAGCTCAAAGGTGTTTTTGCGCCTGCTGATTTTTTGCACTCTCCAGACGAATCTGTTCAACCGTATGTCAATGCATTCCGGGCCACGCAGCAAATATTGAACTCCGGAGCCTAG
- a CDS encoding dihydrodipicolinate synthase family protein — translation MLLQGIFPAVTTPFYPDGAVYYKKIEHNIDRYSRTPIAGMVVLGSTGEAVMLSDDERREVLRITAEVASPEKVLIAGTGAESVIETLRLTELAAKLNYDVALVRTPHFYRPQMKPEAMLAFYRTVADKSPLPVLLYTVPPFTAYDLPLEVITALAEHPNIIGIKESSGNVEKVAAMVQATRHIKRTATVTEVQQAVTARMLAAPATGDNGGQMVSVSQLNGGSDVAVAARPRIKTRGKEVGFQVLVGAAHTLLDSLLAGASGGVLGFAAPAPTICFEIHAAFKDNDIELARSKQISLTPATKRVVSELGIPAIKYAMDLNGYYGGLPRLPLLPPTQAQKMEIETMMNSFRN, via the coding sequence ATGCTTCTCCAAGGCATTTTCCCCGCCGTGACCACGCCGTTCTACCCTGACGGAGCGGTTTACTACAAGAAAATTGAACACAATATTGACCGCTATTCCCGCACGCCGATTGCGGGTATGGTGGTGCTGGGTTCCACCGGTGAAGCCGTTATGCTGAGCGATGATGAGCGGCGCGAAGTGCTGCGCATTACGGCTGAGGTAGCGTCTCCGGAAAAAGTGCTCATCGCCGGTACGGGTGCTGAGTCAGTGATTGAAACGCTGCGCCTTACGGAGCTCGCGGCAAAACTGAACTATGACGTGGCGCTGGTGCGCACCCCGCATTTTTATCGTCCCCAGATGAAGCCGGAAGCAATGCTGGCCTTTTATCGCACCGTGGCGGACAAGTCTCCGCTGCCCGTGCTGCTCTATACGGTGCCGCCGTTCACGGCCTATGATCTGCCTCTGGAAGTGATTACGGCGCTGGCGGAGCATCCGAACATTATTGGCATCAAGGAATCAAGCGGCAACGTGGAGAAAGTGGCGGCCATGGTGCAGGCCACGCGTCACATCAAGCGCACTGCCACCGTCACAGAAGTGCAACAGGCGGTTACGGCGCGCATGCTGGCCGCCCCGGCTACCGGCGATAATGGCGGCCAAATGGTGAGTGTGAGCCAGTTAAATGGCGGGTCTGACGTTGCCGTCGCCGCCCGGCCCAGGATCAAGACACGCGGCAAGGAAGTTGGATTTCAGGTGCTGGTGGGAGCGGCGCACACATTGCTGGACTCATTGCTGGCCGGCGCCAGCGGCGGCGTGCTGGGATTTGCCGCACCCGCGCCAACAATTTGTTTTGAAATCCATGCTGCTTTTAAGGACAACGATATTGAGCTTGCCCGGTCAAAACAGATCAGCCTGACTCCGGCGACAAAACGCGTGGTTTCCGAACTCGGAATCCCGGCAATTAAATATGCCATGGACCTGAATGGCTATTATGGTGGACTGCCGCGGCTGCCGTTGCTTCCTCCCACACAAGCGCAGAAGATGGAAATTGAAACTATGATGAATTCCTTCAGGAATTAG
- a CDS encoding enoyl-CoA hydratase/isomerase family protein: protein MYSKILYELRDGVARITLNRPDKRNALDGETVAELKAAFSASASDDACRAVLLTGAGTDFCSGADLANLEKTAQNSVLDNLADARATADLFLMMRNHPRPVIAAVQGRALAGGCGIATACDIILAAQSARFGYPEVNIGFVPAMVMAILRRSISEKAAFELVVMGETISAARAHELGLVHRVFADDHFSAEVQSYLAKLTAKSASAVMLSKRLLYNMDSMSFESALQAGVEINAIARQTEDCRHGVEKFLKKKT, encoded by the coding sequence ATGTACAGTAAGATCCTATACGAACTGCGCGACGGAGTTGCGCGAATCACGTTGAACCGTCCGGACAAGCGCAATGCGCTGGATGGCGAGACTGTCGCCGAACTCAAGGCGGCGTTCAGCGCGTCGGCTTCAGACGATGCATGCCGCGCGGTGCTGCTCACGGGCGCGGGGACAGATTTCTGCTCCGGGGCCGATCTGGCGAATCTGGAAAAGACGGCGCAGAACAGCGTGCTGGACAACCTGGCTGACGCGCGAGCGACAGCCGACCTGTTTCTGATGATGCGCAATCATCCACGGCCGGTGATTGCAGCGGTGCAGGGACGAGCGCTGGCCGGCGGCTGTGGCATTGCTACCGCTTGCGACATTATTCTTGCGGCGCAGTCAGCGCGGTTTGGTTATCCCGAGGTGAACATCGGATTTGTTCCGGCAATGGTAATGGCAATTCTGCGGCGATCGATTTCAGAGAAAGCGGCGTTTGAACTGGTAGTTATGGGCGAAACAATTTCCGCCGCGCGCGCACATGAGCTTGGCTTGGTGCATCGCGTTTTTGCCGACGACCATTTTTCAGCCGAGGTCCAAAGTTACCTCGCGAAGCTGACGGCAAAGTCGGCTTCAGCCGTCATGCTCTCCAAGCGGCTTCTCTATAACATGGACTCGATGTCCTTTGAATCGGCGTTGCAGGCCGGGGTTGAGATCAATGCGATTGCCCGCCAGACAGAAGATTGCCGCCATGGGGTTGAGAAATTTCTGAAAAAGAAAACCTGA
- a CDS encoding DinB family protein yields the protein MRTLLLLLVLCAKPVLAQHAPEGIWQGYDGEWKHVTSQLIALAEATPEDKFSWRPANGVRSTSEVYMHIALANFYLLSVTGPRMPDDLKEDAEKTVTSKAEVIKWLKRSLEAVRAAHLAEKPADLQRKVHIADRDATVDGMYLRIIIHDNEHMGQLIAYARMTGVVPPWSQ from the coding sequence ATGAGGACATTATTATTGCTGCTTGTTTTGTGCGCAAAACCAGTTCTGGCGCAACACGCGCCGGAAGGAATTTGGCAGGGCTATGACGGAGAATGGAAGCATGTGACGAGTCAATTGATCGCATTGGCCGAGGCGACGCCGGAAGATAAATTTTCATGGCGACCGGCCAACGGAGTGCGCTCCACCAGCGAAGTGTACATGCACATTGCGCTGGCGAACTTCTACCTGTTGAGTGTGACGGGCCCCAGGATGCCTGACGATTTGAAAGAGGATGCGGAGAAGACGGTTACCTCGAAAGCTGAGGTCATCAAGTGGCTGAAGCGCTCACTGGAGGCGGTGAGGGCTGCGCACCTGGCGGAAAAGCCAGCCGATCTGCAGCGCAAAGTACATATCGCCGATCGTGACGCAACGGTGGACGGAATGTATCTGCGCATCATTATCCATGACAACGAACATATGGGACAGCTCATCGCATACGCGCGCATGACTGGCGTTGTCCCGCCGTGGTCGCAATGA
- a CDS encoding DUF1446 domain-containing protein yields the protein MIRIANGSAFWGDSAEAPLELLRGGPLDYLTLDYLAEITMSILQKIKARDPRAGYAHDFVGVVKRGAKEIVERGVKVVTNAGGMNPVGCKDAVAAVLQAAGYGGRIKIGVVTGDDIMPQLDQMLERGIPFTNMDTGEPLSSIRSRVQSANVYFGAFPIADALCRGAGIVITGRCNDAALALGPMVREFGWKADDWDRIAAGTIAGHVIECGAQCTGGNCQADWESIPDFANIGYPIIEAESDGTFVVTKHPGTGGRVNVAGVTEQLLYEIGDPKSYITPDGIADFTTIRLEQQGPDRVRATGIKGRAATDQYKVSISYSAGFKAVATLAYSWPDAHKKARAADKILRQRMEQLRLKLDAIHSEFVGVNGCHGEMSGEPAADIAEVVLRIGARAMEKAPVERFLKEIIPIALNGPPSVTGLNAGRSKVDEIIAYWPALIPKKAIAPQVDVVEA from the coding sequence ATGATCAGAATCGCCAACGGGTCCGCCTTCTGGGGCGACTCGGCGGAAGCGCCGCTCGAACTGCTTCGCGGCGGGCCGCTCGATTATCTGACGCTTGACTACCTGGCCGAGATCACAATGTCCATCCTGCAGAAGATCAAGGCGCGCGATCCGCGGGCGGGCTACGCGCATGACTTTGTCGGGGTGGTCAAGCGCGGAGCGAAGGAGATTGTGGAGCGCGGCGTGAAAGTGGTGACGAACGCAGGCGGCATGAATCCCGTGGGCTGCAAGGATGCGGTGGCTGCGGTGCTGCAAGCAGCGGGGTACGGCGGAAGAATAAAGATCGGCGTCGTAACGGGCGATGACATCATGCCGCAGCTCGATCAGATGCTGGAGCGCGGAATTCCATTCACCAATATGGATACCGGCGAGCCGCTGAGTTCCATCCGGTCGCGCGTACAGAGCGCCAACGTTTATTTTGGTGCATTCCCGATTGCCGATGCGTTGTGCCGTGGCGCGGGCATTGTGATCACTGGGCGCTGCAATGACGCCGCGCTGGCGCTCGGACCGATGGTGCGTGAGTTTGGCTGGAAAGCCGATGACTGGGACCGCATTGCCGCAGGGACGATTGCGGGACACGTGATTGAATGCGGCGCGCAATGCACGGGCGGCAACTGCCAGGCGGACTGGGAATCAATTCCCGATTTTGCCAACATCGGTTACCCGATCATTGAAGCCGAGTCCGACGGCACATTCGTGGTAACGAAGCATCCCGGAACAGGCGGGCGCGTAAACGTGGCAGGCGTAACGGAGCAGTTGCTGTACGAGATCGGCGATCCAAAAAGCTATATCACGCCGGACGGCATTGCCGACTTCACGACGATCCGGCTGGAACAGCAGGGCCCAGACCGCGTGCGCGCGACTGGCATCAAGGGCCGTGCAGCCACAGATCAGTACAAAGTTTCCATCAGTTATTCTGCGGGTTTTAAGGCGGTGGCAACACTGGCGTATTCTTGGCCCGATGCCCACAAAAAAGCGCGAGCGGCAGACAAAATTCTGCGGCAACGGATGGAACAGCTTAGGCTCAAGCTGGATGCGATTCATTCAGAATTTGTGGGCGTGAATGGCTGTCACGGAGAAATGTCCGGCGAACCGGCTGCGGATATTGCCGAAGTGGTGCTGCGCATCGGCGCGCGCGCCATGGAGAAAGCGCCGGTAGAGCGCTTCCTGAAAGAAATTATTCCAATCGCGCTGAATGGCCCGCCGTCAGTCACGGGGCTGAACGCGGGACGCAGCAAAGTGGATGAGATTATCGCTTACTGGCCGGCGCTGATTCCCAAGAAGGCCATTGCGCCGCAAGTGGACGTGGTGGAGGCGTAA
- a CDS encoding AMP-binding protein, whose protein sequence is MTDLEYNLIHRFNIGDALRRSAARTPQQRAIHFMGRELTYAELDALSNRMVRKLMAAGVGRGDSVAIFATNSPEYVAAFFGCARIGAALVPINLMFTAEDVTYVFEKTRVKTLLVEPMFQSKVLAPPPNCFVLDDKFRESLNEFDSDPVEQLVESEATHLIIFTSGTTAKPKGVVLTHLNFYAYLLASYADYGRDTSMKYLLALPMFHVAGLVMAFGCFASGCESVIIPLPKPEQIVHAIAVQRVTSLSLPATVWVGLISMPLIEAVDLSSLKRLFVFQYLPTPVFQRWRRIAPQAEWINCWGQTETTALGSTTPPAELGKMLAMPDPIGIRHVPLELRIVDEELKDVEPGKPGEIVLRGPCCSPGYFEDPAANEALFRGGWHHTGDVARVDEHGWLYFLDRKKDMIKSGGENVSSQEVEEAIAAHPSVAEVAVVGLHDPYWIEKVVACVVPMPGKQVNEEELMAHARSKLASFKVPKEIHVMAEFPKNPTGKVLKRVLRERLNSEAAGAGR, encoded by the coding sequence ATGACCGATCTCGAATACAACCTGATTCATCGCTTCAACATAGGCGACGCGTTGCGCCGCAGCGCTGCGCGCACGCCGCAGCAGCGGGCCATCCACTTTATGGGACGCGAGCTCACGTACGCCGAATTGGACGCGCTGTCCAACCGCATGGTGCGCAAGCTCATGGCCGCTGGCGTGGGCCGGGGCGATTCCGTCGCCATCTTCGCCACCAACTCGCCGGAATATGTTGCGGCATTCTTTGGTTGCGCGCGGATTGGTGCAGCGCTTGTCCCCATCAACCTGATGTTTACCGCCGAAGACGTAACGTATGTCTTTGAGAAGACGCGGGTGAAGACGCTGCTGGTTGAGCCGATGTTTCAGTCCAAAGTCCTTGCGCCGCCACCAAACTGCTTTGTGCTGGATGATAAATTTCGCGAGTCATTAAATGAATTTGACTCTGACCCGGTCGAGCAACTCGTTGAGAGCGAAGCGACGCACCTGATTATCTTTACCAGCGGAACCACGGCAAAGCCAAAGGGCGTGGTGCTGACACACCTGAATTTTTATGCCTATCTGTTGGCCAGCTACGCCGACTATGGCCGCGACACCAGCATGAAGTATCTGCTGGCGCTGCCCATGTTTCATGTGGCCGGACTGGTGATGGCGTTTGGTTGCTTTGCTTCAGGCTGCGAGAGTGTGATCATTCCGCTGCCCAAGCCGGAGCAGATCGTCCACGCCATTGCCGTGCAGAGAGTGACTTCGCTCTCATTGCCAGCAACAGTGTGGGTAGGACTGATTAGCATGCCGCTGATTGAAGCGGTGGACCTCTCCAGCCTGAAGCGGTTGTTTGTTTTTCAATATCTGCCAACGCCGGTCTTCCAGCGCTGGCGCCGCATTGCGCCGCAGGCGGAGTGGATCAACTGCTGGGGACAGACCGAGACTACGGCGCTGGGATCGACAACGCCACCGGCAGAGCTGGGAAAGATGCTCGCAATGCCCGACCCGATTGGCATCCGGCATGTGCCGCTGGAGCTGCGTATTGTTGACGAAGAGTTGAAGGATGTGGAGCCGGGCAAGCCGGGAGAGATCGTGCTGCGTGGGCCATGTTGTTCGCCGGGATATTTTGAAGACCCGGCGGCGAACGAAGCGCTCTTCCGCGGGGGCTGGCATCATACAGGCGACGTGGCGCGCGTGGACGAGCACGGCTGGCTTTATTTTCTCGATCGCAAGAAAGACATGATCAAGAGCGGCGGAGAAAACGTTTCCAGCCAGGAAGTGGAAGAGGCGATTGCGGCGCACCCAAGCGTGGCCGAGGTCGCGGTGGTAGGGCTGCACGATCCTTACTGGATTGAAAAAGTTGTGGCCTGCGTGGTGCCGATGCCGGGCAAGCAGGTGAATGAAGAAGAGTTGATGGCGCATGCACGGTCGAAACTGGCGAGCTTTAAAGTACCGAAAGAAATTCACGTGATGGCAGAATTTCCCAAGAATCCGACCGGCAAGGTGCTGAAGCGCGTATTGCGCGAGCGGCTGAACAGCGAAGCAGCCGGTGCCGGACGATGA